Proteins co-encoded in one Chrysemys picta bellii isolate R12L10 chromosome 13, ASM1138683v2, whole genome shotgun sequence genomic window:
- the LOC101946372 gene encoding ribonuclease-like, protein MTLKAPRSALLPLLCLAASCLVLSTADAQYDKFLKRHLDFPKSWAENDHQYCTTMMGRRSIRCQGKNTFIHANETQLRAVCSLGTSHGRDTRDSLGTFRLTVCTRLPKGPCLYQGSSTTARIRLVCRNGSPVQYLRRI, encoded by the coding sequence ATGACCCTGAAGGCACCACGCTCGGCTcttctgcccctgctctgcctggcgGCCTCCTGCCTGGTACTCTCAACAGCCGACGCCCAATACGATAAATTCCTGAAGCGGCATCTCGACTTCCCCAAGTCATGGGCTGAGAATGACCATCAGTACTGCACCACCATGATGGGGAGGCGGAGCATCCGCTGCCAGGGCAAGAACACCTTCATCCACGCCAATGAGACCCAGCTGAGAGCCGTCTGCAGCTTGGGGACAAGCCATGGGCGAGACACCCGCGACAGCCTGGGAACCTTCCGGCTGACCGTCTGCACCCGCCTGCCCAAGGGCCCATGCCTCTATCAGGGCAGCTCCACAACGGCCCGTATCCGCCTGGTCTGCCGCAATGGGTCGCCCGTCCAGTACTTGAGGCGTATCTAG